From the genome of Lotus japonicus ecotype B-129 chromosome 6, LjGifu_v1.2, one region includes:
- the LOC130722242 gene encoding cellulose synthase-like protein E1 isoform X1 encodes MSSVDECSPLFETTRGRGRFIYRPFAISLFVAICFIWAYRFTHITTRTGEEDATKYWAWLGLLGAELWFGFYWILTQALRWNLVYRQPFNTRLSQRYEDVLPAVDIFVCTADPEIEPPMMVINTVLSMMAYDYPAEKMSVYLSDDAGSEITFYALLEAASFAKHWVPFCKRFKVEPRSPAAYFNSIISTTAFPSDDHTEQAKELAAIKKLYDEMEKRIEDATKLNEVPKEARLKHRGFSQWDSYSSRRDHDTILQILLHKNDLSNSKDVDGFVLPTLVYLAREKRPQFPHNFKAGAMNSLLRVSSNISKGKIILNVDCDMYSNNSQSVRDALCIFMDEEKGHEIAFVQFPQNFDNVTKNDLYGSALLTISEVDFHGADGCGGPLFIGTGCFHRRDSLCGMKFSDEYRSDWKSEENQFIEATLQELEERSKPLASCTYEQNTPWGKEMGLKYGCPVEDVITGLSIQCQGWKSVYYNPPRKAFLGVAPTSLIQVLVQHKRWSEGDLQILLSKYSPVWYGFGRISLGLQMVYCTYCLWAPNCFATLYYCIVPSLYLLKGIPLFPKMSSPWFIPFAYVIVGETTYSLLEFLLSGGTFQGWWNDLRIWIYKRTSSYLFACIDTILKLLGFSDSAFTITAKVSEEDVSKRHEKEIMEFGTSSPMFTILATLALLNLFCFLSVLKNLVLSEGYHDKAVLQILLCGFLVLINLPLYQGLFLRKDTGRLPSSVAIKSTALALVVFAYFISA; translated from the exons ATGAGCAGCGTTGATGAGTGTTCTCCATTGTTTGAGACAACAAGGGGCAGAGGAAGGTTCATCTATAGACCCTTTGCAATCTCATTGTTTGTGGCTATATGCTTCATCTGGGCTTATAGATTCACCCATATAACAACAAGAACCGGTGAAGAAGATGCAACAAAATATTGGGCATGGCTTGGTTTGCTTGGAGCTGAGCTATGGTTTGGTTTCTACTGGATCCTCACCCAAGCTCTCAGGTGGAACCTTGTGTACAGGCAACCCTTCAACACCAGGCTCTCTCAAAG GTATGAGGATGTGTTGCCGGCGGTGGACATTTTTGTGTGCACGGCGGACCCAGAGATTGAGCCGCCGATGATGGTGATTAACACGGTGTTGTCTATGATGGCATATGATTATCCAGCTGAGAAGATGAGTGTTTATCTTTCAGATGATGCAGGGTCAGAAATCACATTCTATGCTCTGCTAGAGGCGGCTAGCTTTGCAAAACATTGGGTTCCTTTCTGCAAGAGATTCAAAGTGGAGCCCAGATCACCTGCTGCATATTTTAATAGCATTATCTCAACTACTGCTTTCCCAAGTGATGATCACACTGAACAAGCCAAAGAGTTGGCAGCTATAAAG AAATTGTACGATGAAATGGAAAAACGAATTGAAGATGCAACCAAGCTGAATGAAGTACCTAAAGAAGCACGTTTAAAACACAGGGGATTTTCTCAGTGGGACTCATATTCTTCTCGACGTGATCATGATACAATTCTTCAA ATACTACTTCATAAAAACGACCTTAGTAACTCTAAAGATGTTGATGGGTTCGTTTTGCCAACTCTGGTGTATTTGGCTCGTGAAAAGAGGCCCCAATTTCCTCACAACTTCAAAGCTGGAGCTATGAATTCATTG CTGAGGGTGTCCTCCAATATTAGCAAGGGGAAAATCATTCTAAATGTAGACTGTGACATGTACTCAAACAATTCACAATCTGTGAGAGATGCTCTCTGCATTTTCATGGATGAAGAGAAAGGCCATGAAATTGCTTTTGTGCAGTTTCCACAGAATTTTGATAATGTCACCAAGAACGATTTATATGGGAGTGCTCTACTAACAATTAGCGAG GTGGATTTCCATGGTGCTGACGGTTGCGGAGGCCCTTTGTTCATAGGAACTGGATGCTTTCACAGGAGAGACAGTCTATGTGGGATGAAGTTCAGTGATGAATACAGGAGTGACTGGAAGAGTGAAGAAAACCAGTTCATAGAAGCAACCTTGCAAGAACTAGAAGAAAGATCAAAGCCTCTTGCAAGTTGCACCTATGAGCAAAACACACCATGGGGAAAAGAG ATGGGTTTAAAATATGGGTGTCCTGTGGAAGATGTGATAACAGGATTGTCCATACAGTGCCAAGGCTGGAAATCAGTGTACTACAACCCACCAAGGAAGGCTTTCTTGGGTGTTGCTCCAACCTCATTGATTCAAGTACTTGTTCAACACAAGAGATGGTCTGAAGGAGACTTGCAGATTTTGCTTTCTAAGTACAGTCCTGTTTGGTATGGTTTTGGAAGGATCAGTTTGGGCCTCCAAATGGTGTATTGTACTTATTGCTTATGGGCACCTAATTGTTTTGCAACACTGTATTACTGCATTGTCCCTTCACTCTACCTCCTTAAAGGCATTCCCTTGTTTCCAAAG ATGTCAAGTCCATGGTTCATACCTTTCGCTTATGTAAtagttggggaaactacttatAGTTTGTTGGAGTTTTTGCTCTCTGGAGGCACATTTCAAGGTTGGTGGAATGACCTAAGAATATGGATATACAAGAGAACAAGCTCTTACCTATTTGCCTGCATTGACACCATCTTGAAGCTTCTTGGGTTCTCAGATTCAGCCTTCACAATCACAGCTAAGGTTTCAGAAGAAGATGTTTCCAAACGCCATGAGAAAGAAATCATGGAGTTTGGAACCTCCTCTCCAATGTTCACTATATTAGCAACACTTGCACTGCTCAACTTGTTTTGCTTTCTTAGTGTGTTGAAGAATTTAGTCCTAAGTGAAGGTTACCATGACAAAGCGGTATTGCAAATTCTGTTGTGCGGTTTTCTTGTTCTCATCAATTTGCCTCTATACCAAGGCCTCTTTTTGAGGAAGGACACAGGTAGATTGCCAAGCTCTGTTGCCATCAAATCAACAGCATTGGCTCTAGTAGTATTTGCCTACTTCATATCAGCATGA
- the LOC130722242 gene encoding cellulose synthase-like protein E6 isoform X2 yields the protein MSSVDECSPLFETTRGRGRFIYRPFAISLFVAICFIWAYRFTHITTRTGEEDATKYWAWLGLLGAELWFGFYWILTQALRWNLVYRQPFNTRLSQRYEDVLPAVDIFVCTADPEIEPPMMVINTVLSMMAYDYPAEKMSVYLSDDAGSEITFYALLEAASFAKHWVPFCKRFKVEPRSPAAYFNSIISTTAFPSDDHTEQAKELAAIKKLYDEMEKRIEDATKLNEVPKEARLKHRGFSQWDSYSSRRDHDTILQILLHKNDLSNSKDVDGFVLPTLVYLAREKRPQFPHNFKAGAMNSLVDFHGADGCGGPLFIGTGCFHRRDSLCGMKFSDEYRSDWKSEENQFIEATLQELEERSKPLASCTYEQNTPWGKEMGLKYGCPVEDVITGLSIQCQGWKSVYYNPPRKAFLGVAPTSLIQVLVQHKRWSEGDLQILLSKYSPVWYGFGRISLGLQMVYCTYCLWAPNCFATLYYCIVPSLYLLKGIPLFPKMSSPWFIPFAYVIVGETTYSLLEFLLSGGTFQGWWNDLRIWIYKRTSSYLFACIDTILKLLGFSDSAFTITAKVSEEDVSKRHEKEIMEFGTSSPMFTILATLALLNLFCFLSVLKNLVLSEGYHDKAVLQILLCGFLVLINLPLYQGLFLRKDTGRLPSSVAIKSTALALVVFAYFISA from the exons ATGAGCAGCGTTGATGAGTGTTCTCCATTGTTTGAGACAACAAGGGGCAGAGGAAGGTTCATCTATAGACCCTTTGCAATCTCATTGTTTGTGGCTATATGCTTCATCTGGGCTTATAGATTCACCCATATAACAACAAGAACCGGTGAAGAAGATGCAACAAAATATTGGGCATGGCTTGGTTTGCTTGGAGCTGAGCTATGGTTTGGTTTCTACTGGATCCTCACCCAAGCTCTCAGGTGGAACCTTGTGTACAGGCAACCCTTCAACACCAGGCTCTCTCAAAG GTATGAGGATGTGTTGCCGGCGGTGGACATTTTTGTGTGCACGGCGGACCCAGAGATTGAGCCGCCGATGATGGTGATTAACACGGTGTTGTCTATGATGGCATATGATTATCCAGCTGAGAAGATGAGTGTTTATCTTTCAGATGATGCAGGGTCAGAAATCACATTCTATGCTCTGCTAGAGGCGGCTAGCTTTGCAAAACATTGGGTTCCTTTCTGCAAGAGATTCAAAGTGGAGCCCAGATCACCTGCTGCATATTTTAATAGCATTATCTCAACTACTGCTTTCCCAAGTGATGATCACACTGAACAAGCCAAAGAGTTGGCAGCTATAAAG AAATTGTACGATGAAATGGAAAAACGAATTGAAGATGCAACCAAGCTGAATGAAGTACCTAAAGAAGCACGTTTAAAACACAGGGGATTTTCTCAGTGGGACTCATATTCTTCTCGACGTGATCATGATACAATTCTTCAA ATACTACTTCATAAAAACGACCTTAGTAACTCTAAAGATGTTGATGGGTTCGTTTTGCCAACTCTGGTGTATTTGGCTCGTGAAAAGAGGCCCCAATTTCCTCACAACTTCAAAGCTGGAGCTATGAATTCATTG GTGGATTTCCATGGTGCTGACGGTTGCGGAGGCCCTTTGTTCATAGGAACTGGATGCTTTCACAGGAGAGACAGTCTATGTGGGATGAAGTTCAGTGATGAATACAGGAGTGACTGGAAGAGTGAAGAAAACCAGTTCATAGAAGCAACCTTGCAAGAACTAGAAGAAAGATCAAAGCCTCTTGCAAGTTGCACCTATGAGCAAAACACACCATGGGGAAAAGAG ATGGGTTTAAAATATGGGTGTCCTGTGGAAGATGTGATAACAGGATTGTCCATACAGTGCCAAGGCTGGAAATCAGTGTACTACAACCCACCAAGGAAGGCTTTCTTGGGTGTTGCTCCAACCTCATTGATTCAAGTACTTGTTCAACACAAGAGATGGTCTGAAGGAGACTTGCAGATTTTGCTTTCTAAGTACAGTCCTGTTTGGTATGGTTTTGGAAGGATCAGTTTGGGCCTCCAAATGGTGTATTGTACTTATTGCTTATGGGCACCTAATTGTTTTGCAACACTGTATTACTGCATTGTCCCTTCACTCTACCTCCTTAAAGGCATTCCCTTGTTTCCAAAG ATGTCAAGTCCATGGTTCATACCTTTCGCTTATGTAAtagttggggaaactacttatAGTTTGTTGGAGTTTTTGCTCTCTGGAGGCACATTTCAAGGTTGGTGGAATGACCTAAGAATATGGATATACAAGAGAACAAGCTCTTACCTATTTGCCTGCATTGACACCATCTTGAAGCTTCTTGGGTTCTCAGATTCAGCCTTCACAATCACAGCTAAGGTTTCAGAAGAAGATGTTTCCAAACGCCATGAGAAAGAAATCATGGAGTTTGGAACCTCCTCTCCAATGTTCACTATATTAGCAACACTTGCACTGCTCAACTTGTTTTGCTTTCTTAGTGTGTTGAAGAATTTAGTCCTAAGTGAAGGTTACCATGACAAAGCGGTATTGCAAATTCTGTTGTGCGGTTTTCTTGTTCTCATCAATTTGCCTCTATACCAAGGCCTCTTTTTGAGGAAGGACACAGGTAGATTGCCAAGCTCTGTTGCCATCAAATCAACAGCATTGGCTCTAGTAGTATTTGCCTACTTCATATCAGCATGA